From the Phycisphaeraceae bacterium genome, one window contains:
- a CDS encoding beta-N-acetylhexosaminidase has protein sequence MMTPYMPIVPQVASFRPEGASCALARGLEIADTHETACPPALREQIEAWLDTLAPAPPPEKPIAISFQLAESVNTNGQVHAQEAYRITIQQDAIKAQAGTETGLFYALQSLKQAVVAARHDTHAALPAGVIEDHPRFAWRGAMLDSARHMQSVSWIKRFLDRMASLKLNRFHWHLTDDEGWRAEIRKHPQLTSTGAWRGQGDTRYGGYYTQADMREIVAYAKARQIEVIPEIEMPGHCNAALAANPELACTDQAITIITPGDGQPMSRRAARRAFCAANEAVYQIIADVLKELADVFDPQYLHIGGDETPRDAWQKCPRCQDLMRLNGYTTTDELRTHFLTRVHETAQRDTGIPTIAWTEKVRDDLPRTQLTHAWFPGEAAAAARLGRTTINSNHEWTYLDYPSTATEARNRPDWMIILPLEKIYHFDPLPEGLEEDQHHLILGSEAPIWTEYTPDEASLERQIMPRLAAFAEALWSPRQGRSYDGFLKRWHAADQPLPSNPTPRPALHA, from the coding sequence ATGATGACCCCTTACATGCCGATTGTTCCGCAGGTCGCCTCCTTCCGGCCAGAAGGTGCCTCATGCGCCCTGGCGCGTGGGCTGGAGATCGCGGACACGCACGAGACAGCGTGCCCTCCTGCGTTGCGTGAGCAGATCGAAGCATGGCTCGACACGCTCGCGCCTGCACCGCCGCCGGAGAAGCCGATTGCGATTAGCTTCCAACTCGCCGAATCCGTCAACACGAATGGTCAAGTCCACGCCCAGGAAGCCTATCGCATCACCATCCAGCAGGACGCTATCAAAGCCCAGGCCGGCACAGAAACCGGCCTTTTCTACGCCCTCCAGAGCCTCAAGCAAGCCGTTGTGGCTGCCCGGCATGACACCCATGCCGCGCTCCCCGCGGGTGTGATCGAAGACCATCCACGCTTCGCCTGGCGCGGGGCGATGCTCGACTCCGCCAGACACATGCAGTCCGTCAGCTGGATCAAAAGGTTCCTCGACCGCATGGCCTCCCTCAAACTCAACCGGTTCCACTGGCACCTCACCGACGATGAGGGCTGGCGCGCCGAGATCCGAAAGCACCCCCAACTCACCAGCACCGGTGCGTGGCGCGGACAAGGCGATACGCGCTATGGCGGCTACTACACACAAGCAGACATGCGCGAGATCGTTGCGTACGCCAAAGCACGGCAGATCGAGGTCATCCCTGAAATCGAGATGCCCGGACACTGCAACGCAGCCCTCGCCGCCAATCCCGAACTTGCCTGCACGGACCAGGCCATCACCATCATCACCCCGGGTGATGGCCAGCCCATGAGCCGCCGCGCCGCCCGCCGAGCCTTCTGTGCCGCCAACGAGGCCGTCTACCAAATCATCGCCGATGTCCTCAAAGAGTTGGCGGACGTCTTCGATCCCCAATACCTGCACATAGGCGGTGACGAAACCCCCCGGGATGCCTGGCAGAAATGCCCGCGCTGCCAGGACCTGATGCGCCTCAATGGCTACACGACCACCGACGAACTCCGCACCCATTTCCTCACCAGAGTGCACGAGACCGCTCAACGAGACACCGGCATTCCGACCATCGCCTGGACCGAAAAAGTGAGGGACGACCTACCGAGAACCCAGCTCACCCACGCGTGGTTCCCCGGCGAAGCCGCCGCCGCCGCGCGGCTGGGCCGAACCACCATCAACTCAAACCACGAGTGGACCTACCTCGACTACCCCAGCACCGCCACCGAAGCGCGCAACCGACCTGACTGGATGATCATCCTCCCCCTGGAAAAGATCTACCACTTCGACCCGCTCCCTGAAGGCCTCGAAGAAGACCAGCACCACCTCATCCTCGGCAGCGAAGCCCCCATCTGGACCGAATACACCCCGGATGAAGCCTCGCTCGAGCGCCAGATCATGCCACGTCTCGCGGCCTTCGCCGAAGCCCTCTGGTCACCCAGGCAAGGCCGATCTTACGACGGCTTTCTCAAGCGCTGGCACGCCGCCGACCAACCCCTCCCAAGCAACCCGACGCCCCGACCCGCCCTTCACGCCTAG
- a CDS encoding family 20 glycosylhydrolase: MLDSARLLESRSYYLHFIDFMADMGCDTLLWHFTDDQGCSLRFDSLPEAASPNAYTKDELRDLLAHAKHRGITVIPELETLGHTRYITRARADLAELSENNEVFTSLCPVHPKSREVVGGLIDEVCELFDSELVHAGLDEVNFGTHPMTQAALTSSTASELFIDYIRFVHGRLAKHGKRMMMWGDHLLKDPKIAEAIPKDILVANWQYTAVVPPETTPKLQGYGFDVVNCPAMISYDQPLAPGESFALRNLRDTARHAQTHQTKGIITTIWTSQRFLPESLWPSAAYAAELMTRGPDITLADSLRRFFERRLNSEVSSGWIDALGELHRVMPMRNPWVAALRLELDKRLDGINLAKQAREAKAIYDALLRHRPDTKVEDGSCRAVLLMTELHAHAWERAASMQKVTIDADLLTVSESLGLRLSACWDEDRFADDPRKWQPVFPFDRDDHLLIAFDHGTRQLRDALAAKSRGST; this comes from the coding sequence ATGCTCGATAGCGCGCGGCTGCTGGAGTCTCGCAGCTACTACCTGCACTTCATCGACTTCATGGCAGACATGGGCTGCGACACCCTGCTCTGGCATTTCACCGACGACCAGGGGTGTTCGCTGAGATTTGATTCTCTGCCTGAGGCAGCGTCTCCAAACGCCTACACCAAAGATGAACTGCGAGACCTGCTGGCGCATGCAAAGCACCGCGGAATCACGGTCATCCCGGAACTGGAAACGCTGGGCCACACGCGATACATCACCCGAGCGCGGGCCGACCTGGCCGAGCTGTCTGAGAACAACGAGGTGTTCACCTCGCTCTGCCCAGTGCATCCCAAGTCACGCGAGGTCGTGGGCGGCCTGATCGATGAGGTCTGCGAGCTGTTCGACAGCGAGCTGGTCCACGCGGGTCTGGACGAGGTGAACTTCGGGACGCATCCTATGACCCAGGCGGCTCTGACCTCATCGACGGCCAGCGAACTGTTTATTGATTACATCCGATTCGTACACGGCCGTCTGGCTAAGCACGGCAAGCGGATGATGATGTGGGGGGACCACCTGCTCAAGGACCCGAAGATCGCAGAGGCGATCCCGAAAGACATACTGGTGGCCAACTGGCAGTACACCGCAGTGGTGCCTCCGGAGACGACGCCAAAGCTGCAGGGATACGGCTTTGACGTGGTGAACTGCCCAGCGATGATCTCCTACGACCAGCCGCTGGCACCGGGAGAGAGCTTCGCGCTGAGGAACCTCCGAGATACAGCGCGGCACGCGCAGACGCATCAGACCAAGGGCATCATCACGACAATCTGGACTTCGCAGCGGTTCCTGCCCGAGTCCTTGTGGCCTTCAGCGGCCTACGCGGCGGAACTAATGACCAGGGGGCCCGACATCACGCTGGCCGATTCGCTCCGGCGCTTTTTTGAGCGGCGGCTCAATTCAGAAGTTTCAAGCGGTTGGATCGACGCACTCGGTGAGCTGCACCGGGTCATGCCGATGCGCAACCCATGGGTTGCTGCCCTACGTCTGGAGCTGGATAAGCGGCTAGACGGCATCAATCTGGCGAAGCAGGCTCGAGAGGCGAAGGCGATCTACGACGCCCTGCTGCGTCATCGGCCGGATACCAAAGTAGAGGATGGCTCCTGTCGGGCGGTGCTGTTGATGACCGAACTACACGCGCATGCATGGGAGCGAGCCGCGTCGATGCAGAAGGTGACTATCGATGCAGACCTGCTGACCGTCAGCGAGTCGCTTGGCCTGCGGCTATCGGCGTGCTGGGACGAAGACCGCTTCGCGGACGATCCTCGCAAGTGGCAGCCGGTGTTTCCTTTTGATCGCGATGACCACCTGTTGATCGCGTTTGACCACGGCACAAGACAACTTCGTGACGCACTGGCGGCGAAGTCTAGGGGCTCGACTTGA
- a CDS encoding ROK family protein, which yields MQGHQKINQASAAAMNRALVLGLVRETGPLSRRQLTEKTGLRSSSVTYITRDLIEGQIIRERGKLDSPGVGKKQVLLEVNPDFGWVIGVGIDADWMSLVMLNAQGVVIDRDHVAMLEPFELLPERLKQRIDSWLERRGEPAGNLLGIGIGMPGVIDPHQGMVLRSVPFGLSSWPLAEHFRQRFAAPITLDNDSNFAALAEARQGHGKDAGDFLYFLINAKEDGDRYTLHGLGSSLFLNGQLYRGAHFGAGEIDKLIQHGDIETLSAKQVLALGSPDGQLDEGLKRSLHHLGLILITTTDLLDLPAVLLGGNVNITNPLAIDYLQSLINREIVPVPDRHVTVYPSLLVEHGVSTGAALAAIEAAFRTTSQVTATVAD from the coding sequence ATGCAGGGACACCAAAAGATCAACCAGGCCTCGGCCGCCGCGATGAACCGCGCCCTGGTTCTCGGGTTGGTCCGTGAGACTGGCCCGCTCTCGCGACGCCAACTCACGGAAAAAACCGGTCTTCGCAGTTCGAGTGTCACCTACATCACCCGCGATCTCATCGAAGGCCAGATTATTCGTGAGCGCGGCAAACTCGACAGCCCAGGCGTCGGCAAAAAGCAGGTCCTGCTCGAAGTCAATCCCGATTTCGGCTGGGTCATAGGCGTGGGCATCGACGCCGACTGGATGTCTTTGGTCATGCTCAACGCCCAAGGCGTCGTCATCGACCGCGACCACGTCGCCATGCTCGAACCCTTTGAACTTCTCCCCGAACGCCTCAAGCAACGCATCGATAGCTGGCTCGAGCGACGCGGCGAGCCGGCGGGCAATCTTCTTGGTATCGGCATCGGCATGCCGGGCGTCATCGATCCTCATCAGGGCATGGTGCTCCGCTCGGTGCCCTTCGGTCTTAGCAGTTGGCCGTTGGCAGAACATTTTCGCCAACGCTTCGCCGCTCCGATCACCCTTGATAACGACTCGAACTTCGCGGCCCTCGCAGAGGCCAGGCAAGGGCACGGCAAGGACGCTGGCGACTTCCTCTACTTCCTTATCAATGCTAAAGAGGACGGTGACCGCTACACGCTCCACGGCCTGGGCTCTTCCCTTTTCCTGAACGGTCAGCTGTATCGCGGGGCACACTTCGGTGCTGGCGAAATCGACAAGCTCATCCAACACGGCGACATCGAAACCCTCTCCGCCAAACAGGTCCTCGCGCTCGGCTCGCCCGACGGGCAACTCGACGAAGGCCTTAAGCGCTCCCTGCACCACCTCGGCCTCATCCTCATCACCACCACCGATCTTCTCGACCTGCCTGCGGTGCTGTTGGGCGGCAACGTCAACATCACCAACCCCCTCGCGATCGACTACCTCCAGTCCCTTATCAACCGTGAGATCGTCCCTGTCCCCGATCGACACGTTACTGTCTATCCCTCGCTGCTCGTCGAACATGGCGTCTCAACCGGTGCCGCCCTCGCCGCCATTGAGGCCGCCTTCCGAACGACCAGCCAGGTGACGGCAACGGTCGCTGACTAG
- a CDS encoding PEP-CTERM sorting domain-containing protein (PEP-CTERM proteins occur, often in large numbers, in the proteomes of bacteria that also encode an exosortase, a predicted intramembrane cysteine proteinase. The presence of a PEP-CTERM domain at a protein's C-terminus predicts cleavage within the sorting domain, followed by covalent anchoring to some some component of the (usually Gram-negative) cell surface. Many PEP-CTERM proteins exhibit an unusual sequence composition that includes large numbers of potential glycosylation sites. Expression of one such protein has been shown restore the ability of a bacterium to form floc, a type of biofilm.), with the protein MKTRDKNDQQRLMAYLAAAGMGAFAFGANAEAGIIHTPVEPALTVVPNPGTPSAFNIDFDNDGTIDGAIVNSSVNLTARSFAPASTLASSGSYYARSFTPGSLIDGSASPAAGAKLMTNRGAGYDFVGQGNFLGYSFEIDGNTHYGWVQVDVSADLLNATVTGYAYESTPDTGIVAGAIPEPTSLALLAAGAGALGLRRRDAA; encoded by the coding sequence ATGAAGACACGTGACAAGAACGACCAACAGAGATTGATGGCTTACTTGGCTGCCGCCGGGATGGGTGCTTTTGCCTTTGGGGCGAACGCCGAAGCAGGCATCATCCACACGCCCGTGGAGCCCGCCCTGACCGTGGTTCCCAATCCCGGCACACCGTCGGCCTTCAACATCGACTTCGATAACGACGGCACCATCGATGGCGCCATCGTAAACAGCTCCGTCAACCTGACAGCCCGCTCTTTCGCCCCGGCAAGCACGCTTGCGTCCTCGGGCAGCTACTACGCCCGATCATTCACCCCGGGCTCGCTCATCGACGGCAGCGCCAGCCCCGCGGCCGGTGCCAAACTGATGACCAATCGCGGTGCCGGCTATGACTTCGTCGGCCAGGGCAACTTCCTCGGGTACAGCTTCGAGATCGACGGCAACACCCACTACGGCTGGGTCCAGGTCGATGTCAGCGCTGACCTGCTCAATGCCACGGTCACCGGCTATGCCTACGAGTCAACCCCCGACACCGGCATCGTCGCTGGCGCTATCCCCGAGCCCACCTCGCTCGCGCTGCTCGCAGCCGGTGCAGGTGCACTCGGCCTCCGCCGTCGCGATGCCGCCTAA
- a CDS encoding prepilin-type N-terminal cleavage/methylation domain-containing protein — protein MQRNRGFTLIELLVVISIIALLIGILLPALGAARETARQMACLSNLRQVGVVMRVYAMEFEDTVIAPSAFQIRWSTFLQDNGYIASDESSMLFCPADQSELHPDAAADGTTRADFGGSYAYNGDLFFNGHREENHVDLSDRPPHTELLLRAPFGRTWDQIRSPSEYAHLWDSAVPLIHRFTTGWIYQRINYYTPMNATAYQPARDNLKPDPERHRGSGDLLFADGHAASYQPDDITDKIVRWDNVNSDFENRIFGPQ, from the coding sequence ATGCAACGAAACCGTGGCTTCACGCTCATCGAACTGCTGGTCGTCATCTCGATCATCGCCCTGCTCATCGGCATTCTCCTCCCCGCCCTGGGCGCCGCCCGCGAAACGGCCAGGCAGATGGCCTGTCTCAGCAACCTTCGTCAGGTAGGGGTGGTCATGCGTGTCTACGCCATGGAGTTTGAAGATACCGTGATTGCGCCTAGTGCCTTCCAGATTCGCTGGAGCACGTTCTTGCAAGACAACGGCTATATCGCGAGTGACGAATCATCGATGCTGTTTTGCCCTGCGGATCAATCTGAATTACATCCCGACGCTGCGGCTGATGGCACGACAAGAGCTGATTTTGGTGGCAGCTACGCCTACAACGGCGACCTGTTTTTCAACGGGCACCGTGAAGAGAATCACGTCGACCTAAGCGACCGCCCTCCTCATACCGAACTTCTCTTGAGGGCACCTTTTGGCAGGACCTGGGATCAGATTCGCAGCCCTTCAGAGTACGCCCATCTCTGGGACTCTGCCGTGCCACTGATTCACAGATTCACCACGGGCTGGATCTATCAGCGCATCAACTACTACACCCCTATGAACGCAACCGCTTACCAGCCCGCCAGAGACAACCTAAAGCCAGACCCTGAACGGCATCGAGGCTCAGGAGATCTTCTCTTTGCCGACGGTCATGCAGCTTCCTATCAGCCCGACGATATCACCGACAAGATCGTCCGCTGGGACAATGTCAACAGCGACTTCGAGAATCGCATCTTCGGCCCCCAGTAA
- a CDS encoding PEP-CTERM sorting domain-containing protein (PEP-CTERM proteins occur, often in large numbers, in the proteomes of bacteria that also encode an exosortase, a predicted intramembrane cysteine proteinase. The presence of a PEP-CTERM domain at a protein's C-terminus predicts cleavage within the sorting domain, followed by covalent anchoring to some some component of the (usually Gram-negative) cell surface. Many PEP-CTERM proteins exhibit an unusual sequence composition that includes large numbers of potential glycosylation sites. Expression of one such protein has been shown restore the ability of a bacterium to form floc, a type of biofilm.) gives MNEYTGKRLLGYTTAATLGAFGTGQTAQSAVVYTDLVPDITVGAVPGEDETFAIDFNGDGVDDALALRVIINSFSNNVQFRAFGYDRIDDPDAPDILPSDIPGEWVEQNWVFSNGPADKGPNITYYARSFPAGTTIDDSLNRTGFKDPKPPSGGYGIAARALFGTPYNFINTGGFLGFQFEIPDDPIGSLDNDGVGQDLPVGGSTTHYAWLEVDIVFDSNTEPQVILKSWAYESTPDTSLVTGDIPVGLPGDFNGDSIVDAADIDILFQDLGDPALDLDGDSDSDQDDVDFLIGTILGTVAGDANLDQTVDLIDLSALASNFNATGVGWASGDFSGDTIVDLIDLSLLATNFGFSAAPAIPEPTSLALLAAGAGALATRKRR, from the coding sequence ATGAATGAGTACACCGGCAAAAGGCTCCTCGGCTACACCACCGCAGCTACCCTTGGTGCCTTCGGGACCGGCCAGACGGCTCAGTCTGCGGTCGTCTACACTGATCTCGTTCCCGACATCACCGTCGGCGCCGTTCCCGGCGAAGACGAAACCTTCGCCATCGACTTCAACGGTGACGGCGTCGACGACGCTCTCGCCCTACGCGTCATCATCAACAGCTTCTCCAATAACGTCCAGTTCCGCGCCTTCGGCTACGACCGGATCGATGACCCTGACGCCCCGGACATCCTTCCCTCCGATATCCCCGGCGAATGGGTCGAGCAGAACTGGGTCTTCTCCAACGGGCCAGCCGACAAAGGCCCCAACATCACCTATTACGCCCGCTCCTTCCCAGCTGGCACCACCATCGACGACTCACTCAACCGAACCGGCTTCAAAGACCCCAAGCCACCCTCAGGCGGCTACGGCATCGCCGCCCGCGCCCTCTTCGGCACCCCCTACAACTTCATCAACACCGGCGGATTCCTCGGCTTCCAGTTCGAGATCCCCGACGATCCGATCGGCTCCCTTGACAACGATGGCGTTGGACAGGACCTCCCCGTCGGCGGCAGCACCACTCACTACGCATGGCTCGAAGTCGACATCGTCTTCGACAGCAATACCGAGCCGCAGGTCATCCTCAAGAGCTGGGCTTACGAGTCCACCCCCGACACCTCGCTGGTCACAGGCGACATTCCTGTTGGTCTGCCCGGCGACTTCAACGGTGACAGCATCGTCGATGCAGCAGACATCGACATCCTCTTCCAGGACCTCGGCGACCCTGCCCTCGACCTCGACGGCGACAGCGACTCCGACCAGGATGATGTTGATTTTCTCATCGGCACGATTCTTGGCACAGTCGCTGGCGATGCCAATCTCGACCAGACCGTCGATCTCATCGACCTCAGTGCCCTGGCCTCAAACTTCAACGCCACTGGCGTCGGCTGGGCATCGGGCGATTTCAGTGGAGATACCATCGTCGACCTCATCGACCTCAGTCTTCTCGCCACTAACTTCGGCTTCTCGGCAGCACCCGCCATCCCCGAGCCCACCTCGCTGGCTCTGCTGGCTGCCGGTGCCGGAGCACTCGCAACCCGGAAGCGACGCTGA
- a CDS encoding ROK family protein, which yields MNTPQGKANHSSTAIHNRRLTIQLLREYGQLSRRQLGELTGLRSSTLTYIMRDLLEHEVVRTVGKRASKSVGKKQVLLEINPHVGWSIGVGIETEALLAVVMDAAGNVIEKDRVACDARAEHLEDRLADLVHAFCNEERSMDRLLGVGLGVPGVVSPDEGMVLQSTMLKRKVFPLGSLLASKLNVPVHVDNDVNCAAIAEARDGCATDLNSFVFFIINAIETGNRFALTGVGSALYLAGKMYRGQHFASGEIDALLDNDPLESVTASQLLQLAEPSAPLTPELETIAARLARTMAIVVDLLDPQALIIGGNVDLANEAVIARIAESINTGIIPIQGRNIVVRGSRYTTFGVPVGASCRVLDAVMLGLGHQMPSDRLFMPR from the coding sequence ATGAACACACCCCAGGGCAAAGCCAATCACTCGAGCACGGCGATCCATAACCGCCGGCTCACCATCCAGCTCCTCCGGGAGTATGGGCAGCTCTCACGCCGGCAGCTCGGCGAGCTCACCGGCCTCCGCAGCTCCACGCTCACCTACATCATGCGCGACCTCCTCGAACACGAGGTCGTCCGGACCGTCGGCAAACGAGCTTCCAAATCCGTTGGCAAGAAACAGGTCCTCCTCGAGATCAATCCCCACGTCGGCTGGTCGATCGGCGTCGGCATCGAAACCGAAGCACTCCTCGCCGTCGTCATGGACGCCGCTGGCAACGTCATTGAAAAAGACCGCGTTGCTTGCGACGCCCGCGCCGAACACCTCGAAGACCGCCTCGCTGACCTGGTACACGCCTTTTGCAACGAAGAGCGATCCATGGACCGCCTCCTCGGCGTCGGCCTCGGCGTTCCGGGCGTCGTCAGCCCCGACGAAGGTATGGTCCTCCAGTCAACGATGCTCAAACGCAAGGTCTTTCCCCTTGGCAGCCTCCTCGCCAGCAAACTCAACGTCCCTGTGCACGTTGATAACGACGTCAACTGCGCCGCCATCGCCGAAGCTCGCGACGGCTGCGCCACCGACCTCAACAGCTTCGTCTTCTTCATCATCAACGCCATCGAGACCGGCAACCGCTTTGCCCTCACAGGCGTCGGGTCCGCCCTCTACCTCGCCGGCAAGATGTATCGCGGACAACACTTCGCCTCCGGCGAGATCGACGCTCTTCTCGATAACGACCCACTCGAAAGCGTCACCGCCAGCCAGCTTCTGCAACTCGCCGAGCCCTCGGCGCCACTCACGCCCGAGCTCGAAACCATCGCTGCGCGACTCGCACGCACCATGGCCATCGTCGTCGACCTTCTCGACCCGCAGGCCCTGATCATCGGTGGCAACGTCGATCTCGCCAACGAGGCCGTCATCGCACGCATTGCCGAATCCATCAATACCGGCATCATTCCCATCCAGGGCCGTAACATTGTTGTCCGTGGCTCTCGATACACAACCTTTGGCGTGCCCGTCGGAGCCTCCTGTCGCGTGCTCGATGCCGTCATGCTCGGCTTGGGACACCAGATGCCCAGCGACCGCCTGTTCATGCCGCGCTGA
- a CDS encoding GDSL-type esterase/lipase family protein gives MNLFSVVIAALLLLSSGLFASAQESARRSSEPSRWQVEIDRFKAEDAKQGSPEGAILFLGSSTIKGWETERLFPDEITINRGFGGSTIPDVLEHFDGLVLPHRPRLIVFYSGDNDVAEGQLPIDVAQNYRLFVQRVHEVLPDAYVVLLPIKPSVSRWDSWPEMARANALMAEVCADDERLVYLDITQTVLDEQGRPDPDAFRDGLHLTDALYEVWTDRVKGAIAVIDGISSQSDRSAATAKRDMHAVPTGTAVEIDGKLDEPVWQEAPVYRLDLGHDQADRPGSVQEGGEVRLAYDDDYLYVGVFLTDSDIVQESDEDQQMHFKTGDVVEVFLKPDSATWYWELYATPNGRRSAFFFPGSGRLPLPSAYTYQSNLRVGAQITGTLNAWRDHDNNWTAEFAIPREELAAQGVPLAPGQSWRMLIGRYNYSRYLDHPELSMYPRLLQTRFHSHGEYAPLRLLPR, from the coding sequence GTGAACCTGTTTTCTGTCGTAATTGCGGCGTTACTCTTGTTGTCTTCCGGTCTTTTTGCTTCAGCTCAAGAGTCTGCGCGCCGTTCGTCCGAGCCTTCGAGGTGGCAAGTCGAGATTGACCGATTCAAGGCCGAGGATGCGAAGCAGGGCTCGCCTGAAGGTGCCATCCTGTTTTTGGGCAGCTCAACCATTAAGGGTTGGGAGACAGAGCGTCTTTTCCCAGATGAGATCACCATCAACCGTGGTTTTGGTGGGTCAACGATTCCGGATGTATTGGAGCACTTTGATGGTCTTGTCTTGCCCCACCGGCCGAGGTTGATTGTCTTCTACAGCGGGGACAACGACGTGGCTGAAGGGCAACTGCCGATTGATGTTGCTCAGAACTATCGTTTGTTTGTGCAGAGGGTGCATGAAGTGCTTCCTGACGCCTACGTTGTTCTGCTTCCCATCAAGCCAAGTGTCAGCCGTTGGGACAGTTGGCCGGAGATGGCCAGGGCCAACGCTCTGATGGCCGAGGTCTGTGCCGATGATGAACGGCTTGTCTATCTTGATATCACGCAGACCGTGCTTGATGAACAGGGGCGTCCTGATCCAGATGCATTTCGCGATGGCCTGCACCTGACCGATGCGCTCTATGAGGTGTGGACGGATCGTGTCAAAGGCGCGATCGCTGTGATTGATGGGATCAGTTCACAATCAGATCGATCGGCCGCGACAGCCAAACGAGACATGCACGCGGTGCCAACAGGGACTGCGGTTGAGATAGATGGCAAGCTCGATGAGCCGGTCTGGCAGGAAGCGCCGGTGTATCGGCTGGACCTTGGTCACGACCAGGCTGATCGGCCGGGCAGCGTTCAGGAAGGCGGCGAGGTTCGCCTGGCTTATGACGATGACTATCTCTATGTCGGTGTGTTTTTAACCGACAGCGATATCGTTCAGGAGAGCGATGAAGATCAGCAGATGCACTTCAAAACCGGTGATGTGGTCGAGGTCTTCCTCAAGCCTGACTCGGCAACGTGGTATTGGGAGCTGTATGCGACGCCTAATGGTCGACGATCCGCTTTTTTCTTCCCGGGGTCAGGTCGTCTCCCTTTGCCTAGTGCGTATACCTATCAGTCGAATCTGCGTGTCGGCGCCCAGATCACGGGGACGCTCAACGCCTGGCGTGATCACGACAACAACTGGACCGCCGAGTTCGCCATCCCGCGAGAGGAGCTCGCGGCTCAGGGTGTCCCGCTTGCGCCGGGTCAGTCCTGGCGAATGCTGATTGGTCGCTACAACTACAGTCGATACCTGGATCATCCGGAGCTCTCGATGTACCCCCGATTATTACAGACACGGTTTCATAGCCATGGGGAGTATGCACCGCTCAGGTTACTGCCGAGATAG
- a CDS encoding glucosamine-6-phosphate deaminase codes for MMEVLIREDKATLGREAATQGASLVRAALTERGEASIIVATGASQFATLEALVGAKDLDWSRVTVFHLDEYLGLPITHPASFRLYLWDRFLRQLPMPVRAFHAIDGNAKASAETHRLNRIIAEHTIDVAFVGIGENAHLAFNDPPADFESTAAFMAVELDEACRRQQLGEGWFGTLEDVPTHAITMSVPEIMRSRHIICSVPDERKAEAVKGSLEGPVTAEIPASILQRHPSCWLYLDTPAASRLSGSSVR; via the coding sequence ATGATGGAGGTCCTGATCCGTGAAGACAAAGCGACACTCGGCCGCGAAGCGGCGACGCAGGGTGCTTCTCTCGTCCGTGCAGCCCTGACCGAGCGCGGCGAGGCCAGCATCATCGTCGCAACGGGCGCCAGCCAGTTCGCGACCCTCGAAGCCCTCGTGGGGGCTAAAGACCTGGACTGGTCGCGCGTGACAGTGTTTCACCTGGACGAATACCTTGGGTTGCCGATCACACACCCGGCGTCCTTCCGGCTCTACCTCTGGGATCGCTTTCTGAGACAGCTGCCCATGCCGGTTCGGGCGTTCCACGCGATCGATGGGAATGCCAAGGCCTCGGCTGAAACCCACCGGCTAAACCGAATCATCGCGGAGCACACCATCGATGTGGCCTTTGTCGGCATCGGCGAAAACGCGCACCTGGCATTCAACGACCCCCCGGCCGATTTTGAGTCCACAGCTGCGTTCATGGCCGTAGAACTCGACGAGGCCTGTCGTCGTCAGCAACTGGGCGAGGGATGGTTCGGGACGCTCGAAGATGTCCCGACGCACGCGATCACAATGAGCGTGCCCGAGATCATGCGCAGCCGTCACATCATCTGCTCGGTGCCGGATGAGCGCAAGGCAGAAGCGGTAAAGGGATCTCTGGAAGGGCCCGTGACAGCCGAGATTCCGGCTTCGATCCTGCAGCGGCATCCGAGTTGCTGGCTGTATCTTGATACGCCTGCTGCTTCGAGGCTTTCGGGATCGAGCGTGCGATGA